The Alistipes finegoldii DSM 17242 DNA segment TTATCCTGCGGCGAATTACGACCGCGGCCATCAGATTCCCAATGCCGACCGTAGCGGAAATGCCACGATGCAGGCGCAGACTTTCTATTTCTCGAATATGACGCCCCAGAACTCCAGCCTGAACCAGCATCCGTGGGCGGACCTTGAGAAAATGGCCCGTGACCATTGGATGTGTTCCGACACGCTGTATGTCGTAACCGGTGCATATTGGAATCCCGGTAGTACGCTTACGACGGCAGACCGCGACGGTAAGTTATGTCCTGTGCCGAATTACTATTTTAAAGTATTTGTCCGCACGGTAAAGGGTAACATCCGTCAGGCTGGTGATAAACTAGGTGATTATTCGGCCGGCCAGCTCAAGTCCATCGGATTCTGGGTGGCCAACGAAGGCGGTCAGGGTGAGGCCAAAAGCTGGGTGAAGAGCGTCAAGGAGATCGAAGAGCTGACCAAGTTCGAATTCTTCCCCACGCTGCCTGCCGAGGTCAAGGAAAAGACAGATGCCGCCTCTTGGGGATTGTAAAACCTTAAAATTTCAGAACGATGAAAAAACGACTGATATTCACTTTGTTCTTGGCGGCGTTCGTCGTAATGTGCTTTGCGCAGAAGCCCTGCAAGGTGATGTTCTATAACTTGGAGAACTTTTTCGACACCATCAACGATCCGGAGGTGCATGACGACGAGTTCACGCCGGAAGGTCCCAAGAAGTGGAATTCCGCCAAGTATTTCAAGAAGCTCGGCAATATCGAGCGGGTGCTTTTCGACATTGCTGCCGCAGACAAGAATTATCCGGCTGTTATCGGCGTCTCGGAAGTCGAGACGCGCTCGGTGCTGGAGGACATTGTGGCGACGCCCAAATTGGCCCCCGGCAACTACCGTATCGTGCATTACGATTCGCCCGAAGCCCGCGGCGTCGATGTGGCTTTCATGTATCGTCCCGATGTGTTCAAACTGGAGGGCAGTTTCCCGGTGAAAACCGTCGTGCCGCAGCTTCCCAACTTCAAGACCCGTGACATCCTGACGATGTGGGGAACCATCGAGAACGAACCCTTCTTCTTTATGGTTGCGCACTGGCCTTCGCGGCTGGGCGGCAAGGACGCTTCGGAATTCAAGCGCATTGCCGTCGGGGAGCAGATGCGCCGCATTGCGGATTCCGTGCTGAAGATCAACCCGGCGACCAAGGTCGTAGCCATGGGCGACTTCAACGACGATCCTACGGACGAGAGCATTGCCGAGGGGTTGGGTGCCAAAGCCAAGATGAAGGATCTCAAGCCGGGCGATTTCTACAACCCCTTTGCCGATATGCTCAAGGCGGGACTCGGAACGCTGGCTTACGGCGATGCATGGAATCTCTTTGACAATATCGTGGTCACGGAGAATCTGGCTACGGGTTCCGAAGGCAGGCTTCGTTTGCAGAAGGCTCCCGGATCGAAGTTCTACGGCAATATCTTCAAGCGGTACTACATGCTGCAGAAAGAGGGACAGTATAAGGGATATCCCCTGCGTACGTACGTGGGAAATAACTTTCAGGGCGGTTACAGCGACCACTTCCCGGTGTATATCTATTTTGCCAAATAAATTACTTACATAGTCTATGAAAATCAAGAGTCTACTAATTTTAGTGCTGTCGCTTGTGACGCTGACCGCCTTTGGACAGGACGGCGGTATCAAGGGCAGGGTCGTTTCGCGTGCGGGACGCATTGCACTCGGCGACGTGAAGATTACGATGACGCCGGGCGGTACGACAACGGTTTCGGATGCGCAGGGTAACTTCGTTTTCGAAAATATTCCTGCGGGCGAATATTCGCTGCAGTTCGAAACTCCCGAATTCGAGACTTCGAATATCGCCGTACGTGTCGGTTCGCAGATGCGCGACATCAATGCGGTGATCCTCGTGCCCGATACGCAGCGTCAGATGATCGACGACGCGGTCTTCGCGGAGTTCGACACCGAAACCACCGACGACGCGCAGGCTTTGCCCACGTCGCTCTCGGCTTCGAAAGACCTCTTCAATAACATCGCGTCCTACAAGTTCAGCGAAATGCGTTTCAACGTCCGCGGTTACGATTCGCAGTATCAGGACGTGTATATGAACGGCATTCAGCTCAACGACGCCATGACGGGCTATACGCCGTGGTCGTTGTGGAGCGGTCTGAACGACGCTACCCGCAATCAGGAAGTTACGTCGGGCATCGTGGCGTCGGACGCCGGTCTGGGCGGCATCGGCGGTACGACCAATATCGTGACGAGTCCTGCGCAGATGCGTCAAGGCCTGCGTGCGAGCCTCGTAAACGGCAACTCGATGTACCGTTTCCGCGCGATGGTCACCTATGCTTCGGGCTATCAGGACAACGGGTGGTCGTATGCCTTTTCG contains these protein-coding regions:
- a CDS encoding nuclease, with product MKKRLIFTLFLAAFVVMCFAQKPCKVMFYNLENFFDTINDPEVHDDEFTPEGPKKWNSAKYFKKLGNIERVLFDIAAADKNYPAVIGVSEVETRSVLEDIVATPKLAPGNYRIVHYDSPEARGVDVAFMYRPDVFKLEGSFPVKTVVPQLPNFKTRDILTMWGTIENEPFFFMVAHWPSRLGGKDASEFKRIAVGEQMRRIADSVLKINPATKVVAMGDFNDDPTDESIAEGLGAKAKMKDLKPGDFYNPFADMLKAGLGTLAYGDAWNLFDNIVVTENLATGSEGRLRLQKAPGSKFYGNIFKRYYMLQKEGQYKGYPLRTYVGNNFQGGYSDHFPVYIYFAK